A section of the Candidatus Zixiibacteriota bacterium genome encodes:
- a CDS encoding SpoIIE family protein phosphatase — translation MTDTTAKPANRERAFSQSRLNYIAELHDQLRPFLADASLAVLVYHRKRLELEIHLLEADERKRYSLRDIISTEYEHFAAEPEIGDSPIVGELKKHSALEVNRLRRFPFEAVESIPAMFLVYGGAGFERLVEQVGENLSEYQLRLRNAVLIDALHRIELELELLQETGTILSMSIRLDEVFKSIVAALEKLIAFDAVGIYILSHKGEMIDELFSQGYHEDDTPALLRLKAGKGLVGWVAKTGEPVIVPNVAEDQRYVKTRQTTNSELVVPLFSGNEVIGAFNLESDRLDAYSPSDLEMVTAFANQASVSITRAKLIQETLEKNKIKDQLQVAREIQKSFIPAVPPRYPGFDFDAVNISSDEVGGDYFDFIPIVDHQLGVTIADVSGKGVPAALIMASYRASLIAEIRNNYAIRTILRKVNNLICESVERGKFVTAVYGVLDAKNRIFTFANAGHNPPIHLRVTGEVEFLTTGGWTLGIQSDKEYEERPIHIRSGDILVLYTDGVTEAENPRQELFGTDRLVELVKSNGNRSAREIRETIVDEVIRFRDPETQPDDLTLMIIKAE, via the coding sequence ATGACGGACACAACAGCCAAACCAGCCAATCGGGAACGAGCTTTCTCCCAGAGTCGGCTGAACTATATTGCCGAGCTGCATGACCAGTTGCGCCCGTTTCTTGCGGACGCCTCGCTGGCGGTACTGGTCTATCATCGCAAGCGTCTGGAACTCGAAATTCATCTGCTCGAGGCCGATGAGCGCAAGCGCTATTCGCTGCGGGACATCATCTCGACCGAATACGAACATTTCGCAGCGGAGCCGGAGATCGGCGACAGCCCGATCGTGGGTGAATTGAAAAAGCATTCTGCCTTGGAGGTCAACCGTCTCCGCAGATTCCCCTTTGAGGCAGTCGAATCAATCCCGGCAATGTTCCTGGTGTACGGCGGCGCGGGCTTCGAGCGTCTGGTTGAGCAAGTCGGTGAGAACCTCAGCGAGTACCAGCTGCGCCTGCGCAATGCCGTGCTGATCGATGCCCTCCACCGGATCGAACTCGAGCTGGAGTTGCTCCAGGAGACCGGAACGATCTTGTCGATGTCGATTCGGCTCGACGAGGTCTTCAAGAGCATCGTGGCGGCACTGGAGAAGCTGATTGCGTTTGACGCCGTTGGAATCTACATCCTCAGCCACAAGGGCGAAATGATCGACGAGCTGTTTTCGCAGGGGTATCACGAGGACGACACCCCGGCGCTGCTGCGCCTGAAAGCGGGCAAAGGTCTGGTCGGATGGGTGGCCAAGACCGGCGAGCCGGTGATTGTGCCGAACGTGGCCGAAGATCAGCGTTACGTCAAGACCCGCCAAACCACGAACTCGGAGCTGGTAGTACCCCTCTTCTCCGGCAACGAGGTGATCGGCGCCTTCAATCTCGAATCCGACCGACTCGACGCCTATTCCCCGTCCGATCTGGAGATGGTGACCGCTTTCGCTAATCAGGCCTCGGTGTCAATTACGCGTGCCAAACTGATTCAGGAGACGTTGGAGAAGAACAAGATCAAAGACCAGCTCCAGGTGGCGCGGGAAATTCAGAAGTCGTTCATCCCGGCGGTACCGCCGCGCTATCCGGGTTTCGATTTTGACGCCGTGAACATCTCGTCCGACGAGGTCGGCGGAGATTATTTTGACTTCATCCCGATTGTCGATCACCAGTTGGGAGTCACGATTGCCGATGTCTCCGGTAAAGGAGTTCCGGCGGCACTGATCATGGCCTCCTACCGGGCGTCGTTGATCGCCGAAATCCGCAACAACTATGCGATTCGCACAATTCTGCGCAAGGTAAACAACCTGATCTGCGAATCGGTCGAACGCGGGAAATTCGTGACGGCGGTCTATGGCGTGTTGGACGCCAAGAACCGGATCTTTACCTTTGCGAACGCCGGCCACAACCCGCCGATTCATCTGCGGGTGACCGGCGAGGTCGAATTCCTAACGACCGGCGGCTGGACGCTGGGAATCCAGTCGGACAAGGAATACGAGGAACGGCCGATACATATAAGGAGCGGTGACATCCTGGTGCTGTATACCGATGGCGTCACCGAAGCCGAGAATCCCCGGCAGGAATTATTTGGAACTGACCGTCTGGTCGAGTTGGTAAAATCGAATGGTAATCGCTCTGCCCGAGAAATTCGCGAGACGATCGTTGATGAGGTGATCCGGTTCCGCGATCCGGAGACGCAGCCGGACGACCTGACCCTGATGATTATCAAGGCCGAATGA
- a CDS encoding DUF2200 domain-containing protein, whose product MPKHKVFSMKFGSVYPMYVQKAERKKRTKKEVDQIICWLTGYDQAGLKKQIELGNDFETFFAQAPRLHPNSALIKGVVCGIRVEEIEDPLMQKIRYLDKLIDELAKGKAMEKILRR is encoded by the coding sequence ATGCCGAAGCATAAAGTATTCTCGATGAAATTCGGGAGCGTCTACCCGATGTATGTTCAAAAGGCGGAACGCAAGAAACGCACCAAGAAGGAAGTTGATCAAATCATCTGCTGGCTGACCGGCTATGACCAGGCAGGATTGAAGAAACAGATCGAACTGGGAAACGACTTTGAGACCTTCTTTGCTCAGGCACCACGCCTGCATCCCAATAGCGCGCTGATCAAGGGCGTGGTGTGCGGGATTCGCGTGGAGGAGATCGAAGATCCTCTGATGCAGAAGATTCGCTACCTGGACAAGCTGATTGATGAACTGGCCAAGGGAAAAGCGATGGAGAAGATTCTGCGGCGGTGA